The Geotalea uraniireducens Rf4 genome window below encodes:
- a CDS encoding UbiX family flavin prenyltransferase, which translates to MNSRHFTLAITGASGAVYGLRLAQELLRSRVRLNLLISKAGFAVLKEECGLDWQGSAEEVQRRLCGYFQASETGLRYYAGDDLSAPIASGSATAHAMIVAPCSMGTLSRIACGNSGNLIERCADVMLKERRTLIVIPRETPLHEVHMENMLRLSRLGVFMVPAMPAFYHKPGSVDDMVNFIVGKVLDLLGMEHQLFKRWGNNGE; encoded by the coding sequence ATGAACAGCCGTCATTTTACTCTCGCCATTACCGGCGCGTCAGGGGCGGTCTACGGCCTGCGCCTCGCTCAAGAGCTACTTCGCAGCAGGGTACGACTCAACCTGCTCATCAGCAAGGCAGGTTTTGCCGTGCTTAAAGAAGAATGCGGCCTGGATTGGCAAGGAAGCGCGGAAGAGGTTCAGCGCCGACTGTGCGGCTATTTCCAGGCAAGCGAAACAGGGCTCCGTTATTATGCCGGGGATGACCTGTCTGCACCCATAGCGAGCGGCTCTGCAACGGCTCATGCCATGATTGTCGCCCCCTGCAGCATGGGAACCCTCTCCCGCATTGCCTGCGGCAATTCAGGGAATCTGATCGAGCGCTGCGCCGACGTCATGCTCAAGGAGCGGCGGACACTTATTGTCATCCCGCGCGAGACGCCACTGCACGAAGTGCACATGGAGAACATGCTCAGGCTGTCCCGCCTGGGAGTATTCATGGTCCCGGCCATGCCGGCCTTTTACCACAAGCCGGGATCGGTTGACGATATGGTAAACTTTATCGTCGGCAAGGTGTTGGACCTGTTGGGCATGGAGCACCAGCTTTTCAAACGATGGGGTAACAACGGTGAATAG
- the mqnE gene encoding aminofutalosine synthase MqnE, translating into MISLASITEKVRAGERISDDEALFLFNSNDLLAIGELAALANEAKNGSRVFFNVNRHINHTNICVNRCKFCAFSRTADEPGAYLLDLQEIGNRATEALHQGATEIHIVGGLHPDLPFEFYLEMLRTIKAVSPTLHIKAFTAVEIDYLSQISALSIAETLAELKGAGLGSLPGGGAEIFSEKIRDELCPEKISGRKWLAIMEEVHEAGLKSNATMLYGHLESFADRVDHMRQLRELQDRTGGFQVFIPLAFQPENTPLKLDKKAGTSGVDDLKTLAVARIYLDNFANIKAYWVMLGEKIAQVSLAFGVNDLDGTVVEEKIGHDAGAASPQTMSRDDIVALIRKAGRTPVERDTLYNELHTY; encoded by the coding sequence ATGATTTCCCTTGCATCGATAACAGAAAAAGTCCGCGCCGGTGAGCGCATCAGCGACGACGAAGCCCTGTTCCTGTTCAACTCGAACGATCTTCTCGCCATCGGCGAACTGGCGGCCCTTGCCAATGAAGCGAAAAACGGCAGTCGGGTCTTCTTCAATGTCAACCGCCACATCAACCATACAAACATCTGCGTCAACCGCTGCAAGTTCTGCGCATTTTCACGCACTGCGGACGAGCCGGGCGCCTACCTCCTCGACCTGCAGGAGATCGGCAACCGGGCAACCGAGGCCCTGCACCAGGGAGCGACCGAGATCCACATCGTCGGCGGTCTCCATCCCGATCTCCCCTTCGAGTTCTACCTGGAGATGCTGCGAACGATCAAGGCGGTCTCGCCGACCCTCCATATCAAGGCATTTACCGCCGTGGAGATCGATTATCTGTCGCAGATTTCCGCTCTTTCCATTGCCGAAACACTCGCCGAGTTGAAGGGTGCGGGGCTTGGCTCGCTGCCGGGAGGGGGAGCGGAGATATTCAGTGAAAAGATCCGCGACGAACTCTGCCCGGAAAAGATTTCCGGCCGGAAGTGGCTCGCTATCATGGAGGAGGTCCACGAGGCCGGGCTCAAGTCCAACGCCACCATGCTCTACGGCCATCTGGAGAGCTTTGCAGACCGGGTGGACCACATGCGGCAGCTGCGGGAATTACAGGATCGGACCGGCGGCTTTCAGGTATTCATCCCCCTCGCCTTCCAGCCGGAGAATACGCCGCTCAAGCTGGATAAAAAGGCCGGCACCAGCGGCGTCGACGACCTGAAGACCCTGGCCGTAGCCCGGATCTATCTGGATAACTTCGCCAACATCAAGGCCTACTGGGTGATGCTCGGCGAAAAGATCGCCCAGGTTTCCCTGGCGTTCGGCGTCAACGACCTGGACGGCACGGTGGTGGAGGAAAAGATCGGCCACGACGCGGGAGCGGCATCGCCGCAAACCATGAGCAGGGACGATATCGTCGCCTTGATACGAAAGGCTGGGAGAACGCCGGTGGAGCGGGATACGCTTTACAATGAGCTGCACACTTACTGA
- the mqnC gene encoding cyclic dehypoxanthinyl futalosine synthase, which yields MLRTIMDNINAGLPITSDEALWLLTGANLLAVGKLADGIRRRLHPDGRVTFVVDRNVNYTNVCESKCRFCAFYRDEGATDAYLLDNDAIFAKIAELVAQGGTQLLMQGGLHPHLGIEFFEELFRGIKARFPQVQNHSLSPAEVTQVARISGLTIPETLRRLKNSGLDSIPGGGAEILVDSVRREISPKKIGWQGWATVMREAAKLGMPTTATMMFGSCERPEDIIEHLFRVRALQAEGGTFTAFIPWTYQPGNTELGGTTASGVEYLKVLALSRIVLDNIANVQASWVTQGAKMAQVALFFGANDLGGTMLEENVVAAAGCTFRMSRDEMIDLIRGAGFSPARRTTTYEILEEY from the coding sequence ATGCTGCGAACGATAATGGATAATATAAACGCCGGACTCCCGATTACCAGCGATGAAGCTCTCTGGCTCCTGACCGGGGCCAACCTTCTGGCGGTCGGCAAGCTCGCCGACGGCATCCGCCGTCGCTTGCACCCCGATGGCCGGGTGACCTTCGTGGTGGACAGAAACGTCAACTATACCAATGTCTGCGAGTCAAAGTGCCGATTCTGCGCTTTTTACCGTGATGAGGGCGCCACAGACGCTTATCTGCTCGACAACGACGCCATATTCGCCAAGATTGCCGAGCTCGTGGCGCAGGGAGGGACTCAACTCCTCATGCAGGGGGGGCTTCACCCCCATCTCGGCATCGAGTTTTTCGAAGAGCTCTTCCGCGGCATCAAAGCGCGCTTCCCCCAGGTGCAGAATCACTCCCTGTCGCCGGCAGAGGTGACCCAGGTTGCCAGGATCTCCGGCCTGACGATTCCCGAGACCCTGCGGCGGCTGAAAAACTCCGGTCTCGACTCCATCCCCGGCGGTGGTGCGGAAATCCTCGTTGACAGCGTGCGCCGGGAAATTTCGCCAAAGAAGATAGGCTGGCAGGGATGGGCGACGGTAATGCGGGAAGCGGCAAAATTGGGAATGCCGACCACGGCGACCATGATGTTCGGCAGCTGCGAACGACCGGAGGACATCATCGAGCACCTGTTCCGGGTCAGAGCACTTCAAGCCGAAGGGGGAACCTTTACCGCCTTCATCCCCTGGACCTACCAGCCGGGAAATACCGAACTGGGGGGGACCACAGCCAGCGGCGTGGAATATCTCAAGGTGCTCGCCCTGTCCCGCATCGTTCTGGACAACATCGCCAATGTCCAGGCCAGTTGGGTGACCCAAGGGGCAAAGATGGCCCAGGTGGCCCTCTTTTTCGGCGCCAACGACCTGGGAGGAACCATGCTGGAAGAAAACGTCGTGGCTGCGGCGGGCTGCACCTTTCGCATGTCCCGAGACGAGATGATCGATCTGATCCGCGGCGCCGGCTTCAGCCCGGCGCGGCGCACCACCACCTACGAGATATTGGAAGAGTACTAA
- the hisC gene encoding histidinol-phosphate transaminase: MIPLRKNIARMAGYVPGYQPEDPAAYIKLNTNENAYPPSPKVLEAIMAEVGEGLRRYPDAASRAGREAAARLYGFLPEWIVMANGSDEVLNNLIRAFADEGDEIAYVYPSYSYYATLAEIQGARVKTYGLTDDWKLANFPERYDGKIFFLTNPNAPYGFTFSREFIEELAGRVAGMLVVDETYADFAGDTALDLVRKYENVVVTRTLSKSYSLAGMRLGLAVARPEVIAALDKIRDHYNLDRLAQAAAVAALGDQDYFREAVRKICETRDWFSAELRKLRYSVIPSSGNYVFTTPPDRDGARVYQGLFDRKILVRHFSDPNLAHGLRISIGTREEMEKTMEALREIG, from the coding sequence ATGATTCCCTTACGGAAGAACATTGCCAGGATGGCCGGCTACGTTCCGGGCTACCAGCCGGAGGACCCGGCAGCATATATCAAACTCAATACCAATGAAAATGCCTACCCTCCGTCGCCAAAGGTGCTGGAGGCTATCATGGCAGAGGTCGGTGAGGGGCTGAGGCGTTATCCCGATGCCGCCAGCCGGGCCGGTCGCGAGGCGGCAGCGCGACTCTACGGATTTCTCCCTGAATGGATCGTCATGGCCAACGGCTCAGATGAGGTACTGAACAATCTGATCAGGGCATTCGCCGACGAAGGGGATGAGATCGCCTATGTTTATCCGTCTTACTCCTACTATGCAACGCTGGCGGAAATACAGGGAGCACGGGTCAAGACTTACGGCCTGACCGATGACTGGAAACTGGCCAATTTCCCTGAGCGCTACGACGGCAAGATCTTTTTCCTCACCAATCCTAACGCTCCCTATGGTTTCACCTTCAGCCGGGAATTCATCGAAGAGCTGGCTGGACGGGTTGCAGGGATGTTGGTAGTGGATGAAACGTACGCTGATTTTGCCGGCGACACCGCCCTCGATCTGGTGCGCAAATATGAAAACGTCGTCGTGACGCGCACCCTTTCCAAAAGTTATTCCCTGGCGGGAATGCGCCTCGGCTTGGCAGTGGCACGACCGGAAGTGATCGCCGCCCTCGACAAGATCCGTGATCATTACAACCTTGATCGCCTCGCACAGGCAGCGGCAGTGGCTGCGTTAGGCGATCAGGATTATTTTCGCGAAGCTGTGCGAAAAATCTGTGAAACCCGCGACTGGTTCAGCGCAGAGTTGCGCAAATTGAGGTATTCCGTCATTCCTTCGAGTGGCAACTACGTCTTCACCACGCCTCCGGATCGGGATGGCGCAAGGGTTTACCAAGGTTTGTTCGACCGGAAAATACTGGTGCGCCACTTTTCCGACCCTAATCTTGCGCACGGCCTGCGCATCTCCATCGGAACCCGTGAAGAAATGGAAAAAACAATGGAAGCCCTGCGCGAAATCGGTTGA